In Mytilus trossulus isolate FHL-02 chromosome 10, PNRI_Mtr1.1.1.hap1, whole genome shotgun sequence, the DNA window acgagttgtatatatatatatatatatatatataaaacgtctgaataatagtcaacgatttttcccacgagggcgctggatcgttacaagtaacgatacatgtacacaataaaataaattatataaacgcctaaaaagtgtacataacaacaccaataacacaaaaaggaactataaatgtaattatttataaatatttcggataacagatatccttcgacagtcagattctgatgttaaatgaatcatctttaagtcttcttagattaaacttttactaaatcttgaaatttatacaataaaaaaggcaaACCGAACATCAGTTAAGACGCTTGCATCATtgcaaaaatatgttgaatatgaAATAGGTTATATGACTATTTACATCAGagagttcaaataaatgttttaaataaaaataataatgtgcgatATGAACTAGCACATTTCTAAAGCTTTAACAGTGTCGATAAATATGATGTTACAAGAAAGATTGCGTTAATAAGAATTCCAAATAAACAGCATTGAACGgtcttatttctaaataaacagcactgaacggtctaaatttctaaatatttcagatttaacAACTGTAGTGTAGTTACATTAGAGTCTGCGATGTTTAAATCAAACggccgtttaaaaaaaataacaaattttgactAAAGTAAAATAGTTGGACGTGGCTTGGTACTTGGTACATCCctcaaaaaattaagcaattagattgttatattcaacagatatattttagaaatgagTAAGGATAGAAATAAAAACGGGGACtgtaataataagtaatataaccCAGATGTGAAGCACTGCATGGTGGCGAAttacatcttttcatttatcccatttggtgccaaagttgttaattttcttatccaaaatctttcccgagtaAGTCTATCCTCCCTAGACCAAGCAGAGTTGTGGTCAATGATAGTAATGGTCAGTCGATTGAGATCTGCCTTAGTGTGGCCAGGGGATCTCAAATGACGACTAAGAGGGAGGTCTGGCTTGCATTGGTAGTCGCTACGATGACCGTTCATTCGTTTGTGAAACGGCTGTTCtgactcgccaacatactgtttACCACATTTACACTGTAGGAGATACACAACATTTGTAGTCTTGcaattaacattgcaaaatatggtGTATTCTGTACCAGTGGAGTGACTGTTAAAAGTCTGGGTATCCAGTATTTGTTTGCAAGTCAGACATCGTTTGTTTCCACAACCCTTACAAGAGCCCACTGACGAAGAGCCTGCTTGAGAGCATAACTCAGCTCTCACCAGCAAGTCTTTAAGGCTTTTTGGCCTGCGGAAAGCCAGTACAGGTGGCTCGGGAAAGATCTTGGATAGTTTAGGATGTTTTTCGATATCTTTCCAACTTTCGCGGATAAGGTGAGACAAGTTGTCAAATTTTGGATGGTAATTCAACACAAAAGGCACCCTCCTGTTGACCTTTTTGactttatattgtaaaagttCATCTCGGCTGATGTTGCTAGCACGAGAAAAACCTTTATCAATGTCTTTCCTTTTGTAGCCCCGATGTTTTAGGTGACCGCGAAGTTCTTGTAGTCGTTTTTTGGCAACATCGTTGGTGGAGCAAATCCTTTTTATTCGTATGGCCTGGCTGTAGGGAATGCTCTTGGTGCAATGTTTAGGGTGACAACTTGAAGGCGACAAATATTGATGTTTGTCTGTGGGCTTGCAATACAGATCTGTAAATATGTTTCCATCCCTCAATTGCGTTGTAGTGTCAAGAAATGTGATCTTAGAGTCAGAGATTTCATATGTGAATTTTATTGAGGGATGGGCATCGTTGGCATGTTGAATAAACAAATCTAGTTCTTGTTCAGTATTATCCCACTTCATGTCAATATCGTCAATAAATCGGAACCAAGAGAGGGGTTGATAAAGAAAAGAATTGAGAATTCTCTGTTCTAATTTCCCCATAAAAATATTGGCATAAGACGGGGCCATCTTTGTTCCCATTGCTGTTCCATTAACTTGGAGAAAGTGCTCACCATTGAATGTGAAGTTATTGCATTTTAATACCAAAGTAAGAAGCTGGATGAGACATTCAGTTGGTGGATGTAAGGTGTTACGAGAGTTCCAGACTTCCCTACAAGCTTCTATACCATCGTCATGGGGGATATTAGTATAGAGGGAGGTAACATCAAGCGAGACAAGGATCGTTTCAGGTGGGAGAGGGTTCAAagattccatttttttcagataatgtGTTGTGTCTTGAATATATGATGGTAAATTTTCTACGTGTGGTCGGAGATGAAAGTCAAtaaattctgatatttttttctgtagggTGGTCATTGGCGGAAACAATTGGTCTACCTGGATTATTGACTTTATGTATTTTGGGCAGTAGATAGAAACGCCCCGGCTTTGATTTTTCTggttttagatatttaaatgtggTTTCATCAATGTGTCCCTGTTCACACATGTTTTTCAGGTTTGTGGTGATCTCTGTGTTAAATTGAGGGGTGGGGTCAGAGTCTAATTTCTTATAGAATCTCTCATCAGAGAGTTGACGTTCCGCCTCTTGAATGTAGTCACATCTGTCCATGACGACAACAGCGCTACCTTTATCTGCTGGTTTAATTATAATGTCGTCTCTGTTTTTAAGTAACCGGACAGCTTCGTTTTCTTCAGAAGATAAATTGTTGAATGTTTGGGAAGTAGCAGTGGACAGATTTGTTACGTCggatttaattttgtcaataatatgttctaAAGTAGCACATTTACTGGGTTTAGGAATCCATGAACTTTTTTTCCTGAATCTGGGAATATCGACATCTTCTTGGTCGTCATCTGAGTCGAGATCACTTGTGTCACTATCAGTGGAACTTTTTGAGGTGTCTTTCGAAAAATATTCCTTAATTCTGAGGGATCTTGCTAACTTGTCTAGGTCATCTTCCAAAAGTATAGAATCTATTTTGCCCGGCGTGGGACAAAAATTAAGACCTTTTGACAGTACCTTTGTTTCAGTCTCTGACAAAACTACTGAAGACAAATTGACTACAGTGTTTGTAGAGTTCATGCAGCCTTGTTTTTTTCTCCTGAATCGGCGATTCCGGGATTTTTTTCCGGTTATGATGGTACGATTGAGACTTAAGGTTGTCTGCTCTCTTACTACAGGGTCTACATGTACGCCGtctcttttaaatttattaacttgttttttgtgtagtttCCGGGATTCAATGCGCAAGATGTCATGGAGGCGCTCGTTGATGGTGAGCAATTCAGGACCGGAAAGTTCTTGGCATGATTTATTGTAAAGATGGTTATAACTAGTTTGTAAATTTAAGTGTTTATGAGACGCCTCAGCGTGTAACAGATCCATCAATTTCACGGAACTACTGTGGAGAATATTATTCCATCTATCCATAAATCTGATAGATTTTTCACCGGTGGTAAGGGGTGAAGCTTTCAAAATAAGCCCAATCGGAACAATACCCTGAGATAgataagtttttaaatttgatacatgATGTTCggttttaactattttaagaCTCAAAGCTctaagctttttaaaaaaagacatagtTTGCCTGATGATAAGGCTGTAAGAAAAATCGGATCGCGAGATAAATCACTCGATACAgactaataataaaaaatatatataaaacgtctgaaTAATAGTAAACGATTTTTCCCACGAGGGCGCTGGATCGTTACaagtaacgatacatgtacacaataaaataaattatataaacgcctaaaaagtgtacataacaacaccaataacacaaaaaggaactataaatgtaattatttataaatatttcggataacagatatccttcgtcagtcagattctgatgttaaatgaatcatctttaagtcttcttagattaaacttttactaaatcttgaaatttatacaataaaaaaggcaaACCGAACATCAGTTAAGACGCTTGCATCATtgcaaaaatatgttgaatatgaAATAGGTTATATGACTATTTACATCAGagagttcaaataaatgttttaaataaaaataataatgtgcgatATGAACTAGCACATTTCTAAAGCTTTAACAGTGTCGATAAATATGATGTTACAAGAAAGATTGCGTTAATAAGAATTCCAAATAAACAGCATTGAACGgtcttatttctaaataaacagcactgaacggtctaaatttctaaatatttcagatttaacAACTGTAGTGTAGTTACATTAGAGTCTGCGATGTTTAAATCAAACggccgtttaaaaaaaataacaaattttgactAAAGTAAAATAGTTGGACGTGGCTTGGAACTTGGTACATCcctaaaaaaattaagcaattaGATTGTTATATTCAACAGATGCTTAATTtgcagatctaacattgttaggttgatgtttagacgagttgtatatatatatatatatagacaatagtagtgcattgacttgacatatcaacgatatgaggatgaggcttagaaacggggaaatgcgaGGCTGTGTCGATCTATTTACCCGTTTCGGGCCAAagccttatatcgttgatatgtctagtcaatgcactattactGTCTTTACTCtgcaatataaaaaacattttcaattgttgtttaatgcGTTAACGTTATTcatttggtaaaaatatttcGGTAAATCCCCTTTACAAAGGCCTCAGGTCATGCTTGCGGAGAGAAATACAACACAATGAAATCTACATTTACCTGTTGAAACTCACGCTCGATGGTGAACGAAATCGTTTGAGTATGGACTAAAATATCAACTATAATAAGCATAAAACACAATGATTTATaggttgcaaacaaaaaatattaaaaaatgaaatatatttttccaataattgaaaaagaaacaagGTTGAGTCGTTCCACGCATCGTTGTATGCATTGGAAACAATAACAGGTTGAAATggtcgtatgaataattaaatattatttcggcaatttctatttaaatattcatgaggaaagGTGATCtcgggtcagtgactgtatatgacatagaaatatacagtcaacgcattttgactgctcaaatagaacgagtgcagtataaatatatatataaagttatcaaaggtaccaggattatgatttaatacattatacgagcgtttcgtctacttgAGACTgatcagtgatgctcagatcaaaatagtcataaagccaaacaagtacaatttTGAAGAGTAtttaggacccaaaattccaaaaggttgtgaCAAATATGGCTAAGGCAATCTATaactgggataagaaaatccttagtttttcataattttaaaggtttgtaagttatataattataaaaattacacatatagttgatattcatgtcaacaaagAATTGCTGACTACAAGCCTGGTGATACCCAAACTTCCAAAAAGTTGTTCTAAATATATTAACGTGTTAGTTAAATCTaatgtataattaaaatgtgtatataatcGATTTCGTTTTGCATTATAAACTTTTGATGTAtgaatataccaaattattataACCAATCAGGTGTAAAGGAAACCTCAGCCGAATGACACAGTGCAATCAATATCTAATATTCAAATGTGAAAAGGAACGTTATATTCTAGAACTAATCAACAGTATTCCTTTACTGCAATATATTTACCATTTACAAAACTGTATGCCTTTAGATTTTTGTTCACAGATTGAAATTCTCGCCATTAGAAGGCAATCGATCAAAACTTTTTTCTAAATGGAAAACGATTTCGAAATAAGATAAACGATACCTATTTTTTCTGCAACAGATGCGCATTCGACAATCAAGCTTTTTAGTAAAACTagaggccaaaatatttgaaattcaaaaacgTATTGAAAATATGAAGAGCTTTAAACCAAATAGGTCCAAAACGTATAGCTAAAGCTGGgtaagaaatcagagctttgcattaGGGAGGTAAacgttaatttataaataatttccaaaatcgTATTGCAGCAAATCTTAAATACACAAATGCGTATTTCAATGCCAGTACAGACGAACAGACGCTTTGACTACTACGGTGGTGTAAGTGTTGAAACAAACAGAGAAAAGGTGACGAAGTAAATTATTGACCTTTACAGAATAAATTGATATATAACAGTGTTAGCATTACATTGAAATATGATAACTATGTAATTGGCACCTTTCATAAACCTTCAACGCATTATCTCTGTTGATTTTTACactttaatattgttttgcgatattaatatttaatcgatttaaaagtatttttttattttctatacaacagtcaaatatttttttaataaaaaaggaGACAAGACCTTCAAAAGGACATCATTtagaaagatattttaaaaggaaaCTGGATTTGAAAAATCATAGAATCTTTGACTCGTCATTTAAATACTTTCAATTCTGTAAAAATTCCAATCAGTTACTTAAACCTTGAAAATTGATCCATGCATTGAGGTAGAGGTCAGGTGAATTGTGTCTAGCATGTAGACATTGCACGGAATCCATATACCAATTATAATGAtcacattatttattataaaaaatctgCATTTCAGTCGCTGAACCATGCAAATAAGGTTAAGGAAAAGAGGTATATTACAGATGGAAACAATAATGTAACAGCATACAAGGTATGCAGCATCAAGGTCCTCTACCTTCTGTAATATCACACCAGGTAGTGCTCCCAATGTCTTTTACACTGCAATTTTCGTCGAAGGCAAGACAAAAGTGATTAGGAAATCGGTTCTACATATAGGTAAACATGGCCATAATCTATGGTTTACCATACACAGAAGTAATTACTCttgaataattattttacatattttgtggGCTTTAGCCAATAATTACATTGTATCAATTTAATGCTAAAATGCCAAGCAAAGACAGACATTTTGGAATTTCTTGGAACTATTTTAATTAGGTATGGTAATAGGACACAATACTTTTTGGAATGcttgtaaatatataattctATTTTGAAGACCATGTATTTGCTTCATCCAATCCACGTCACTGCTGCATGTGCTTCTAgtttactattttgtttttcgAGAACATGTCAATTATCCAATGTGATTTTACATTACATTTGAAATAACCAATCAGCTCCTAATTAgaagcgtttttttttttatcaaattgtggTTGTTTTCTTCAAACAAATTTGTGTTTAGATCCACTATCTTCTGTTTCCCCTTGGGATCTGATTAGTTTAAAGCACATGCATTTCGCAGCACATAATTCAACAAATGAATCATTTCCGACAACATGGTTGAACTATATCCTGCTCTGCATCAAATCAAAGGTAGACACCAGACACTAAAAGTTTAACCTACAGTACTTGTTAGTTTAATAACGAATAGGTACTAATTGGTTTATACATTTATGAGTATTTAATTATCAGCTATTGGTTTCTCGTCAGATCACGTTGCTGTTCGCTCATAACTTAATTCCAAACCTTTGCACAGTTCGAATTCTTGGCTGGAAGAATTGATTATATTTCATATGTGTAACAGTACCATCATTATTGACAAGTGACATCAAGGATTTAAATGTGATGTCTATTGTTTTGTAACATGTTGAATATTAACGATGATTTGCATCAgagttcattgtttttaacagaATGCATCTTGTTTGTAGTACCTACAGATGTCATTCCATCCATGTTTTTGATTAATAAGTTTTAATCAAATATCTGCTAAAAAATACTTTCATATATTACAACTTTCaccttttttgttatttatttactccCTATAAACATATATCTGCTTCCAACATTTTCTGCTTAGCTCTTAATAACTGAATGGAGTTTTTTTCTTGGATATTTCTcaatatattttcaactttaacACTGCACACTTTTTGGACtgaaaaaaggaaac includes these proteins:
- the LOC134687911 gene encoding uncharacterized protein LOC134687911 produces the protein MESLNPLPPETILVSLDVTSLYTNIPHDDGIEACREVWNSRNTLHPPTECLIQLLTLVLKCNNFTFNGEHFLQVNGTAMGTKMAPSYANIFMGKLEQRILNSFLYQPLSWFRFIDDIDMKWDNTEQELDLFIQHANDAHPSIKFTYEISDSKITFLDTTTQLRDGNIFTDLYCKPTDKHQYLSPSSCHPKHCTKSIPYSQAIRIKRICSTNDVAKKRLQELRGHLKHRGYKRKDIDKGFSRASNISRDELLQYKVKKVNRRVPFVLNYHPKFDNLSHLIRESWKDIEKHPKLSKIFPEPPVLAFRRPKSLKDLLVRAELCSQAGSSSVGSCKGCGNKRCLTCKQILDTQTFNSHSTGTEYTIFCNVNCKTTNVVYLLQCKCGKQYVGESEQPFHKRMNGHRSDYQCKPDLPLSRHLRSPGHTKADLNRLTITIIDHNSAWDVPSTKPRPTILL